The Musa acuminata AAA Group cultivar baxijiao chromosome BXJ2-5, Cavendish_Baxijiao_AAA, whole genome shotgun sequence genomic interval TAATTTGATGATGGACACATGCTGTCTTTTGTAACTGATTATAAGATTCAGCAACTTATTATTCTTGTTTATGGTCTCCTCTTTAAGGTGTGATTTCTGGAGCATTGCTTTACATTCGCGACGACTTCCCTTCGGTGGATAAGAAGACATGGTTACAGGTGATGAGCCACCTCTTGAACATGCTTTACTGGAATTGTAATTTTCCTTTACCGCACTTGTGAAAATGGATTACTATGTGATAAGGTTATCAGAATGTTAGCTGATAAGAGAAGAACCTTTTTGATGGAATATTTGAACTCTGCATCgaccacatcatcatcatcatatttgaaCTCTTCCAACTTTCTTCGAAATTTGTCCTCCAGCAATTACTTCTTTTGTATTCTGCACCGATCAATAAAATGATACTTTATCTACTTCAACAAACTGTGGTTTACTAAATTTTCATGGTGATGAAACATACAGGAGAGCATTGTGAGCACTGCAGTTGCAGGGGCAATCATAGGAGCAGCAATTGGTGGATGGATGAACGACCGTTTTGGAAGGAAGACCACGATATTGGTCGCCGACTTCCTTTTTTTTGCAGGTGCTGTGATCATGGCATCTGCTCCTAATCCTGCACTCCTAATTGTAGGTCGTGTATTTGTTGGCCTCGGAGTGGGGATGGCTTCAATGACATCCCCTCTTTACATATCAGAAGCCTCACCGGCAAGAATCCGAGGAGCACTGGTCAGCACCAATGGCTTCCTCATCACAGGGGGTCAATTCCTCTCCTATCTCATCAACCTAGCCTTcacaaaggtaaaaaaaaaaacactaagaTGAACACTAGAATGTCAAATGTCATAAGAAGATATGTTATATCTGATCTTTATGTTTGAAAACCAATCTCCATTCTAAGTATGTGCTCCGAGAAGGAAGCTTGCAAGCAAGAATTTGGGTTCTCTATGGCCAAAAGAGATTTGCATCTAACCGATGATCACTTGTTTTCAGGCACCTGGAACATGGAGATGGATGCTTGGAGTTGCTGCACTTCCTGCTCTAACACAATTTATATTGATGCTGTTCCTTCCTGAATCACCTCGATGGCTTTATAGAAAGGTGATTAAGTTTCctcaatatatgtatatgtgtatgtatgaaTAGAAGAATAATTAGAAACCGTTCTTTCAGAGAATGGAAGAAGAAGCTGAAGCCATACTGAGAAAGATATATCCAGCAAATGAGGTCGAAGGAGAGGTCCAAGCCTTGAAAGAATCGGTTGAAGCTGAGATCCAGGCAGAAGGATCATCCGAGAAGATTAACCTCATCAAGCTGCTGAAAACTAAGACAGTAAGGCGCGGTCTTGTGGCGGGAGTAGGACTGCAGGTGTTTCAGCAGTTtgtgggcatcaacactgtcatgTACTACAGTCCCACCATAGTTCAATTAGCTGGCTTCGCGTCGAACCAGACAGCGCTTGCACTCTCACTGGTGACATCCGGTCTCAATGCCTTGGGATCCATCGTCAGTATTTACTTCATAGACAGGACAGGGAGGAAGAAGCTTCTGATCATCAGCTTGTGCGGTGTTGTTCTTTCTCTCGGTGTTCTATCGGCTGTCTTCCATGAGACAACTTCTCACTCACCTAGTATTAGTAGACAGGAAACAGCTCATTTTGCAGCCTACAGCTGCCCAGCTTATCAGTCTGCTTCGGCTACTGGTTGGGACTGCATGAAATGCTTGAAAGCATCGTCTCCGGACTGTGGATTTTGTGCTGCTGCTGCCGATAAGGTCAGTAActctcatcaagcatgatttctgaGTTCATATTGTACTAAAAATAATTATCTGATGCACCATCTCTATCTACTACTGCTTCTCGCAATTGCAGCTATATCCTGGAGCATGTTGGATCTCCAATTCAACGGTGAAGGATCTGTGCCATGGCGAGAACAGGCTATGGTACACAAGAGGATGCCCGAGCCGATTTGGATGGCTAGCTCTGATCGGCTTGGCACTATATATCATCTTCTTTTCACCAGGGATGGGGACTGTGCCATGGATTGTGAACTCTGAGATATATCCTCTAAGATTCAGAGGAGTCTGTGGGGGAATTGCTGCGACTGCAAATTGGATATCCAATCTGATCGTGGCGCAATCATTTCTGTCGCTAACCGACGCAATTGGGGCCTCATGGACCTTCCTGATCTTTGGTGTGATATCGGTAATCGCTTTGTTCTTTGTGCTGATTTGTGTGCCGGAGACAAAGGGACTGCCgatcgaggaggtggagaagatgCTGGAACACAGGGCTGCTCGTTTCAGGTTCTGGAGAAAGGAAACAGATGATGATGGAAAAGATTCAAATGTGACAGTGTAGAATGATTTAGTGTCTGATACCTGTACTCATCGGAACAGATGCTATGACAAACACTCAATATTTCGTTGCTCTTGATTTTGTCTTTGAACATTCCATAGAAGAAAGCTTACAAGCTTCGGTTTATGCTTGTAATACTAGGCCTGTTATCGACAAGAAACTTGCTGAGAGAACAAAAAAGAGTCATCATTGATTATAAAACCAGGGCAAATCTGAATTAAGCAGACAATAGTTTCACTGGAAGGAGACTCTGGGATCACAACTAGTACAGTATTGAAATTTTGGGGATCAGGATCATGTAATCTTGTTATAAGAGAATGGTTGCATCCATTCCTCATTGTTCCATCACATAGGTTCTTGAAGTCCAACCAAGGAGAGATTTTAAGTACGAAAAATAGCAGCAACTGTGATGCAAGTTTGGAGTGGGCATCACTGAACTGTAATAAATGAAGCCTCAGTGGATCAATTTCCCACTGATGAATATGCCAAGATGACACCCAAATAATACTTGACAGCACATGGAAAAGTAGTATAGTAAGAATCTTTAACTTGCATGATTCATTTTCACAAGAAAACCATGAGAGTGATGCTGGGTAAAGATATGACCCACAATTAGATTTGCATCTGATTACCAAACACAATGTAGGTTCTATTATCCAATGGAAAGATCATCGAAAGACGAACTTAAGTTATCCAGAGGATCCCTAAACAGAAGTATGACATCCCATGAAAGTTGGATACTCAGGCTATGTGTTCAGCCAAAGTTAGAATCTTGACATGCTTCTTCTTCCTAAGCTCATGAGGCACCGGCCCATAAATGCGGGTACCAATTGGTTCTCCCTGCTTGTTCACGAGGACTACTGCATTATCATCAAACCTGATCTCACTGCCATCGCAGCGACTCCTCTGCATGGCAGCACGCACCACTACACCGTAAACCACATCTCCCTTCTTTACTTTACCATGAGGTTGTGCTTCCTTTACTGATGCAATTATGGTGTCACCCAGTCGtgctcctctccttcctttcaaAGCTTGTATGCACATGACACGTTTTGCACCAGAGTTGTCCACCACTTTGAGCCTTGTCCTCATCTGTATGAATGTTCTTTGTTGCTGCAATGACAAACAGCAGTTTCAGCTTTTCTTAATTTGTCCATTATTCATCCACAACAaactgtttcttcttttcttgaattcttaaatttattataatataagttTGGAATAACTGGGGTGTGCAGAAATTTTCAAGCAAACTAAATTTTGGGGATCGAGAGAATTGTTTCAGTTCagtaaggaaaaaaaatcaaaactatAGACTACAAAAATCTTGAAGTACATTATAAAGAAAGTTTGCCCGCAAATTATTTAGAGAAGAAATAATTGCCATAAACCATCTGTTTATCACAAAAAACCGCCGTGCCTTCTTATTAGTCAGAGGCCTCCCACTATTTAGAAAGGAAAAATGAGATACATCtaatatgaaaatgatattataAACCGTTCACTGGTTAAGTACTATCATCATCTCCACCCTATCTCTTCATGCTTAGCCTTCATAAAAGTCAAAATTGATTGGAATGGCGGGTATATGGTGTGGTGAGGATGGGTGGGAGGTGGATGGTAAAACTGCAGAGGTAGGATGGCATTGAAAGTGGTGGCATCAGCAGACACGGAGTGGAAAAAGATGGTTCGGTGACAAAGGCAGTGTTGGTGGTACCAGAGAAGAAGCTACAGTAACTGTAGAGGCCATGGTGACACAAAAAATTGTAAATTTGCTATGTTGGTGTCACTACTCACTACAGTTCCTGCAATGGTAGTGGATGGCAGTGGAGGAGATGGTGGCGGTGTTAAATTATAATAGAGGTCAATAAAATAGATAAATGAGTTGACAAATAATGGTGGAAGTGCAAACAGAGGATGAAGCAGATGAAGAGCTGAGAGAAAATGCATAACGACCAATTTAATATTTAGGCCAAACAATTTATAGCATAACTTGAAGGAGTGGAATATTCAATGATTAGCCAATCCAGCATTATTTACACAATCAGATAGAAGAGACCTCATGTCAAGTTGAATGGACAAGCTTTATTTTAGTCACAGATACGACCGACAGGGGTCTTCTACAGTCAGGAGATGTGGCAGGGTGCTTGCAGATTCATTTTTACTGCAATGTTTTGTTTTGGAGTATAGAGTCTGGTAGTAAGTGGGAACCCTCTCCAATCCAGCTCTCACAAGCTTAACAGAAGGAAAGACAAGTCTCTACTATCAACCTGGCAAACTACATTAGCTATCATCATTGGGCATATCCATTAACCAAAAATTGAAGAGCAAAATTGGACTTaacaacttagatgaaaagacagCAATGCAGTAGTACCTGAAGGAAAAGATACTGGTAACTCAGATTTGTCATCATCTCATGAGGTGCTTTTGCTCCTGACAAATCATGGCCGAAGCTCCGAATCAAAGATCGTCCAACTACATCGATGTGACACATGTTAGGACAATCACAAAAAAGGTTTTAAACACCAACCCCATACCAGTTTTGATGATCTATTATATCAGTACAATACCAATATACTGGACAATACATCAACCTATACCATCTGACaccattatattaaataatatagaaTAAATGGTATATGAACCAGTCTTCATCTATAAGTTTCAATATGAATACTTGGTTGTACTAGTGAACATTGGTCTGAACATAGTGCTCTGATCGGTATCTAAAAAGTTGATTGTATGtatcaaaattaaaaagaaagtgaagaagcttGTTTAACAATGCATGATATGTTATAGACAATATCAATATTGACTCTTCATTGTTTCTACGCATGAAATCTTGATAAAATTAAAATGGCAGGTTCAATAGGAGTTCTTTAGGTGCACCGTGCAACCATGGTACAACATAATATAGTCAATTTGGTTAAGATTGCGGATGACGATAAATGCTACACTGATGGAAGTTCATATTAGATAATAATATAATTGAAATGTTATAAGTAAATAAAAGAAGGCAAAACAAGGAAATAAACAAACAGAAAATACACAAAGTTATGTATCACCTTTTGTATATCGGCTACTACATTCAAGAAGATCATAATGCCAGAATAAGTTACTTCCTTATACTTTTCCTTCATATAAAGGTTCAAAGCTACAAATAATATATATTGAATGGTTCGAGAGAGATACCTAACAAAATGACAATTAATTTTGAATCTTAAATCTGGACTTTGAAATAAAGAGTGGCACCGAAACATTGATTACAAAAGGGTTCGGCCGGACATTTGAAAGATGAACCCATTACAATCATCAATGTGTATCTACGTTCTTCTAATCGTTCACGTAAATGCATCAGCGTCTCGAGTATGCCCATTTGGGTACACTGATAGGCAAACAAATCTCATCTTATAAGTCCATGCAACACTAAACATACACATGACCACCAGAAAACATAGGACAACAGCAATTAGAATCAAACAGAATCAGTAGCACGGACCTGTGGACAGTTTCGAAGAGAGGAACGCGCTCATTGGCTCCAACAAGTAAAGCAACGAGGAAAAAGGAGACTTGTTGCTTCACCCTGTAAAGCAGGAACGAAGCGAAGGCATCACAACTCGAAGATAGAGATGCCTACAAATGTCCGCAATAGTAAAACAGACCAAGGGTTTCTAACTCCACCCACCGCCACCGCCCGGGAGCGGAGCTAACAGAGATCCCGCCGCCGCCACCAACGCGTAGCGATGAAGGAGGCCGTATAAGTGCGATTTTTAGGAGTAGGGTTGCTTCGGCTGATCGGGTACGGATCCATATATGAATGGGATATCGGATTCGAATCCGAACGATATAGAGGAAGGAGCCGTGCAAACAAGCGTGGCCCAATCAATGTGAACAGGACTTTGTGTTGGGCTTAAAATATATGCCTCAAAATTCGTAAAATAAGTCGATTtgtttacttttatatatatatatatatatatatatatatatatatatatatatatatgcaaccttAAAATTTCTTTATAGCTTAAATAAATCCAAAAAAGAACGAGTTTGAAGTTTATCATGGATTATCAATTAGTAGTGTAGCTCagcatttaataaataaaaaataatattataatatcttaattaaTTGTATATTGAAAATGAATAAGATTTAAAATTACGTGATATACTGCTACTAATTTCAACTTAGAtattttgatcagtggtttaAATCAAACGAAATTGATAAGTCAGTTAACTCATTAAATCCAGATCGTAACTCGACgtcaacaaaaataataataacattctTAAATAAATCTTACTTATAAaaaatgaataaatattttttttatataatatctaAATTATCGTACAATAGTATccaaattatctttttttatgtTTTACCTTCTCATCAAGACTTTTGAGATCGATGATATGCTTATAAGAATAAATTTTGATTCATCAAGAATTCTGAAAACACTCATTAATTCTAAAATACAAGAGAAGGTACCAAGTTCAGAGATTTCCATGAAAGCCAGGGAGCAGCATCAACCAACAGTCAATGTCCTCACTGCTCTCTCTGCAGCAAATAGCAACCGGTGGTACCTACCATCTCATGCAGTGCAAGAACTGGGGGCTCAGCGCTGCGAGGGCTGCTGTTGTTCGTTCACTCCACTGCAGAGTTAACGGTGGAGACCTCACAACAGGAAGGGGACGATGGCCACAACCAGCAACAGGCGGGCCAAGGAGTTGCAGTCGTTTCTTAATTGATCGCCGGTGGCCCGAGCAATGGTGATCAAAGATGGGGGACACACAAAGTCGCATTGTCTGTGCTCCTCTCTCACCTGCATCATCACTATTCTTGCCCACGCCACTCCACTGGTATGACAATAATGATCTCATGGAAAGCACAAgtaattagaaaatattttcatcTCTAATTCCTTAAATTCCACTTTAAATCATTTTGATCTCCTAAACACACTTTGAATAGTATAAAAAAAAGATCTAATGTCTTCACCAAATTATATTAATAATGAAATTGATTCTAACACCTTAAGAAGGTATTTGAATCTCACCAAAGAACCTGCTATCATTTCATTTGTACCCAAAGACAATCAATTTCTGCACAATAATAACTCCAATGAGACAATTCCTTGTGTTCATATGCTCATCCACTTGTCTTAAATGAATGATAGGTTATAAAAGCTCTTGCATTATGTATGTTTAGTTATATATCACTTTCAAGAAAACATTACATATTAGTGGAAAGACTTTGTCTTGTTCTTGAATGAATGATGATCTTATCTGTCAAAGTTGGATTCTATGTATTCTTGAGGCCATAACATTTGAGGATATATAGAGATTTCTTGCATGCTGGACTTACTCCAGCACTGTGACAAAACATCCTTCAATGATCGTAATATATTTTACCAATTAAGAAGTCAgtcaaacaaaaacaaaaccattTGGTGATACTTTTGCAGTCAAAAATCTATTCTTTTGTCATACTTAGAGAGGCATTTACAGTGATAATAGTATGTCATCTTAGATGATACATTATACTTCATTCATTATAAGGAAAACAAAAGTTCAATTAATTTTCTTGGACAAGAAGAAATCTGCAGAAAAAGAAGAACTCCCAACATCagccaaaaaaataaaagaaagatttcCAAGCAGTAAGCATCAAACTTTATCTTCTTTTTTACTAATTTATTATTATCACAATTTTATTATAACATGTAAGTCTACAAGTGTAACATCAATGTTAAATGATGAGTAATCAATCATAAGGCTGTAAACAGAGCCATGGGGGAAGCACCATAATTATGATATCAAGGAATAATTAATTAGACTTCACAggtcctttttcttcttccactCATCCCTTAACAAatagatatatctatatatggTATAATTTCTTTTGTCATTAATGCATTAATGTGCACAGTATTAATGTCCACTTGTTTTACTGTTAGCCAAATATACACTCACTGTAGTAAGAAAACATTATATTAATGGAGTCCCCTCTTTATATTTTTCTCATTAATTTTCTGTTTATTAAGCCCATCCCACCCCTCCCTGCCTTCTCATTATTGCTTCACTAAACAATCTTCAGAAAATGTATCTTACCAATTTACGTTAACCCATTGTTCACCTGCCCTATGAATGGACAAAGAATTGGGTCCCGCAGTGGTCGTCGCGGCAGGCAGCGGTGCGGGTAGTGAGTTCAATTAAGAGAAGGACAATTTCGTAAATACGATTAAGCTCAGTTATTGCACCGTCCCAACAGACACCGATGAAACAGTAAGAGAATCCAACGAGAAGAGAACACGTCTGCGAGTTTTGAAGATTTCGACAGTGTTGACGAGATGTGGTTTGGCGAACGGGTGTTTGGTGTCGTAACAGCACACGGAAGGCGGGCAGGGTGCGGGCGGAAAGGTAATTAGATAGATGACGAGGGGTAAATGGGAAGGAAAAGTCCATTGTAtaaaaggaggagagagagagagagagggagagggaaaaGAGGGGACGGCGGTGTGTCTCGACCTTTCCCGATAAGCTCGACCATTGCTCGAATGGGAACGCCTAGGGTTTCGATCCACGAGCTTTCTCGCCAATCTCTTCCTCCCTCCCTCGCTATCTGGATTAAACTAGGATTTCTCCGCAAAAGAAATTTATAATCTCCCATCTTTCTCCGGCCTTTCTTCCTTGTTCCCCGATTCCCCTAACTCTACCACTAGCTCCTACTCTTGTTGCTGCAGCTGTTACTGCTATTCGTTCACCGTCGCTGTCGCTCTTCTTGCGCACCGAGGAAATTGCGGGGGGAGACGAAGAGATCGAGGACCAGTAATGGCGGATTGTTGTCCGAAGCGGGCGTAGCACCTCGACGAAGATTTTGCTGTCGTCTCATTCGGAGGAGAGGAGAGGCAGAGGCTGGAGGGCGGCATTTGCGGAAGGAGCTGTTTGGCGCGTCGGTCTTGACGAGAACTGGAGGAATGCACATCGATCGGGGCTCGTCTGCTTCGAATCCGGAGTAAAGGATCGATTTTGGGGGTGGGATTCTCTTGTGCTTGGAGATCGAGTGGGTAGATCTGGAATGCGGAGGCATTAAATCGTCGCTAGGTGAGATTTTCTCGGAGAAACGAGATATTCATGAGTAATACGGATTATTTGTCGCTGAGATTTCGGTCGAGTTTGTTGTCTGAGAAAGCTTTCGTTTTTTTCTTCGCTTTGCGTTTGCTTGTTTTGTGTCTGGTTCGGCTTCGTCTTTAAAGCAGCTGCTAGGATTAAAGGTGCTGCTGTCTTTTGGTTCGTGGATTTATGTCTACTCTCTTAATAACCCGTCAGAATTCGGTGTCTTATACTGCCCTCGTCACAGACGTTGCTGCTGTAGCTGCTGCCTTCATGTCGTTGTGCTGATTTCTAGCCACCCGACGAGCCAGCGCGAGTAGCGGGAAGAAAGAGGGGGAAAAGGAAGCCAAGAACAGCTGATCGCCGCTGCCAGAAAAAAAGCAAAGGCTCCGAGCTGACTTGTCCGGCCACCTACTTTGTCTACAGGTCTCGCATTTCCTCTCCATTCTTTGTTTTCTGGTCTCCTATCCTTGCTGCTGTACTGCGGTTGTGAACTCGCCATGAATGCTGAAGGACGGCCTTCTGCTAACTCCCAGAAACCCTAAGTCCCGGAGTTGCCATAGCCCCTCAGTCTCGCCCACACCCACCACACTCCACTTGCAGGAAGGAGATCGAGGGGTAGATATAATAAGGAGTGGCCGATCACGCGATAAAGATCCTATCTTTGTACCCAGGAGAGGCATGAGAGCAAGATGGAATTGGAGGAGAACGACCACGCTTCCAAGAGGTCCCGGATGATGTGCAACGGCAGTCAGGCGGCCAAGATAGGGCGCAAGCAGCTCGCGAGGGACGACGACGAGGACGGAGAGAAGAGGAAGGGCGAAGGAGGGGCTGATGCCAACCGCATCGGGTCCTGGCAGCATTACCCGTCGTCAAGGATCTTTCGGGTCTCGCGAGCCTCCGGCGGCAAGGACCGGCACAGCAAGGTCTACACCGCGAAGGGCCTCCGCGATCGGAGGGTCCGTCTCTCCGTCTCCACCGCCATTCAGTTCTATGACCTCCAGGACCGCCTTGGCTGCGACCAGCCGAGCAAGGCCATCGAGTGGCTAATCAAAGCCGCTGCGGCCGCCATCAACGAGCTTCCTCCGCTCGATGGCTTCCTAAAGCCACCGCACCCTAGCGGGGAAGAGATCATGGAGATCAATCCAGATGTTGAGTGTAGCTACAATCAGCATCAACAACAGCAGCATCAGTCGAGCAAGTCGGGCTGCAGCAGCACCTCGGAGATCAGCAAAGGCTCGGTTCTGTCACTCTCACAGTCAGAGAGCCGCATCAAGGCCAGAGAGCGAGCACGAGAACGAACTGCGAAGGACAAGGCGAAAGATAGAGACGACAGTGGCCCCATTGTGGCGTCCCATCaccagaaccagaacccgaaCCCGTACCCGAACCCTCAGACCCCCTCCTTAACTACTACCTTCACGGAGCTTCTTACTGGTGGCGGCAGCGTCCGCAATAATTCCAACGTAACCGCTGCCGTTGCAGGCCAGAACTCCGACCGCAGTTGCATTCAGAAGCAAATCTCCACAGCGGATTACTTCGTCCAAGCTGGTCTCTTTGCTCAGCCGCAAAAGAGTCACCAGCTGCCGTCGAGTTTTCCCTCCCAATCCCACTTTGGGAACAGATCCCCGATGGGAATGTTGCCATTCAACATAGCTGCCACTGGCCACCATCCCGAAATGCAGCAGTTATTCTTACAGGACCATGTCTTCCCCGTCTCGGCAGTGGCAGCGTCAGGGGATTACAATCTCAACTTCTCAATTTCTTCGGGAATTGCAGGTTTCAGTAGGGGGACCCTTCAGTCCAATTCACCAGCTCAGATGCCTCAGCAGCACCATCACAGTCACAACAATCTACCGAGGCTCTCTTCTACCGTTGACGGATCGAACCTGCAGTTCTTCTTCGGTTCTGCCGCTGGTTCGGCTGCAGCCGCCACCAGCGCAGAGAATCAATTTCCGGCAGGGATGGACGGCGGCCTGCAGCTCTGCTATGGGGATGGCTATCGGCATTCAGACCTCAAGGGGAAAGGGAAGAGATGAGTTAATCAGAAAAAAAGATGCCATTTTGTGCATACTCCATTGCTGGTAAGAAGTTCTTCCTGCTTCTTTCCTTGCTATCTAAAAGATTAcattttttatctattttttaatcAAATGATCTTGTCTGCTTGCTACTtagtcttttttcttttttttttattcttccggaCAACTTTTTGGATTTTGGTGTGTTATTGTCTTCCGGTCCCTTAATGGGATCCTGAATTGAGGATTACCGTTCTCGAGGTTGCATGTCTCAATTTGATTTCCTTAGCTTTTATAACCTAAGGATGCACACCTTTGAAAGGGCTTCAATGGTGGATCGACAGGTGGCCATGCCGGGATTTTATAGCATTCTGTAGGTGTGTCTCATTTTGTTTGGCTAGACCAAGTGTCAAAAGGTTAGGAGTAATAAAGTTGGAACCCCATTAAAGAGTAGTCTTGTTGATGCCGGCCATTCGTATAACATCTACTGTAGCCCGACACTTTTGTAGTATGAGTTTGCACTGCACCTGTACTTGCTGTTTCCTTGCCTATTGGACCCTGTGAACCGGATTCAAAAGTTGGTACTCGGACATAGAAGTTGCCGAATGCCTTCATGCACGAGAATGATAAGATCTCATGCTTTGATGGTTGTTATCTGCGAAAGTACATTTATGCTTGTTGGAAGCTCGATGTTATATTGGTTATGTGAAAGGAAACCAACACATACTTTTTTAGGCTTCAATGGTGATAATATCTAAGCATTAAAAAGTTTGGACAAGGAGAAAAATCGTCTTAGTCCTGTTGAGAGAAGTtctgaaaaaataataatgttaACTTCTACCTCAAACAGGCTTATACTACAACTAGGAGACATGAAGGTATATTCTATCTGTAAAGTCCGAGTTGGAGAGTGATTAGATGGTATCAGTGGTAAGATTATTGCGTGATAATGGTCTGACAATAAGAGAAAGAAACTACCTAATGGGTTCCAGGTAAGTGATTGAAACTTTTTGTACTTTCACTTGCTATATATTTCTTTCTCTTCTatattagagttttttttttttttcacattcaCTTTTTGAGTTTCAGTTCCTCAACATTTCCAATTTAAaagcagaaaaaaaatattaagtatGAAAAAATGACATTAGAACCAAAAGAAAAGGATATTTTTATTCACATTTCCTCCAATAAAATACTTCGTTTAAGATAGAATGAATATATTCTGATAAGTTTGATTTACATTATCAGATTCTGATGAGATTAATTGAAAATACTATTTAAGCTCCTATGGTTTTTTCGTGTTTAAAATAACTCatacatattaaaaaatatagcatataagttcATCTCGTCAAAtttgagttaacagacgttagagtcTGTTTACGTGACATGTTGATATATAATAAACTATTCATATAATGATATGTATAATTtaagtaaaattttttttttaactct includes:
- the LOC135612058 gene encoding probable inositol transporter 2 — protein: MEGGVHEVDGSAFRECFSLVWRNPYVLRLAFSAGIGGLLFGYDTGVISGALLYIRDDFPSVDKKTWLQESIVSTAVAGAIIGAAIGGWMNDRFGRKTTILVADFLFFAGAVIMASAPNPALLIVGRVFVGLGVGMASMTSPLYISEASPARIRGALVSTNGFLITGGQFLSYLINLAFTKAPGTWRWMLGVAALPALTQFILMLFLPESPRWLYRKRMEEEAEAILRKIYPANEVEGEVQALKESVEAEIQAEGSSEKINLIKLLKTKTVRRGLVAGVGLQVFQQFVGINTVMYYSPTIVQLAGFASNQTALALSLVTSGLNALGSIVSIYFIDRTGRKKLLIISLCGVVLSLGVLSAVFHETTSHSPSISRQETAHFAAYSCPAYQSASATGWDCMKCLKASSPDCGFCAAAADKLYPGACWISNSTVKDLCHGENRLWYTRGCPSRFGWLALIGLALYIIFFSPGMGTVPWIVNSEIYPLRFRGVCGGIAATANWISNLIVAQSFLSLTDAIGASWTFLIFGVISVIALFFVLICVPETKGLPIEEVEKMLEHRAARFRFWRKETDDDGKDSNVTV
- the LOC135585191 gene encoding transcription factor PCF6-like, with product MELEENDHASKRSRMMCNGSQAAKIGRKQLARDDDEDGEKRKGEGGADANRIGSWQHYPSSRIFRVSRASGGKDRHSKVYTAKGLRDRRVRLSVSTAIQFYDLQDRLGCDQPSKAIEWLIKAAAAAINELPPLDGFLKPPHPSGEEIMEINPDVECSYNQHQQQQHQSSKSGCSSTSEISKGSVLSLSQSESRIKARERARERTAKDKAKDRDDSGPIVASHHQNQNPNPYPNPQTPSLTTTFTELLTGGGSVRNNSNVTAAVAGQNSDRSCIQKQISTADYFVQAGLFAQPQKSHQLPSSFPSQSHFGNRSPMGMLPFNIAATGHHPEMQQLFLQDHVFPVSAVAASGDYNLNFSISSGIAGFSRGTLQSNSPAQMPQQHHHSHNNLPRLSSTVDGSNLQFFFGSAAGSAAAATSAENQFPAGMDGGLQLCYGDGYRHSDLKGKGKR
- the LOC135612060 gene encoding large ribosomal subunit protein uL14mz-like, with the protein product MSAFLSSKLSTVGRSLIRSFGHDLSGAKAPHEMMTNLSYQYLFLQQQRTFIQMRTRLKVVDNSGAKRVMCIQALKGRRGARLGDTIIASVKEAQPHGKVKKGDVVYGVVVRAAMQRSRCDGSEIRFDDNAVVLVNKQGEPIGTRIYGPVPHELRKKKHVKILTLAEHIA